The following coding sequences are from one Candidatus Binatia bacterium window:
- a CDS encoding crotonase/enoyl-CoA hydratase family protein has translation MPDAIVEREGHVLVVTLNRPERMNALSGAMLVRMYDAFVEASTKDDVRCIILTGAGGNFCSGADLRAMAGDGGNTDPEIDVTARMSADPELHWKALLRSYRPTKPIIAAVEGVAIAGGTEILQATEIRIAGEKARFGVSEARWSLYPMAGSAVRLRRQIPYTHAAEILLTGKHLTAREALSIGLIGHVVPDGQALAKAREIAQVICDNGPLAVEAIIRTLHETDGMTEAEALAHEFDYGWKVFMSEDAREGPRAFKEKRKPNFQRR, from the coding sequence ATGCCTGATGCGATCGTCGAACGTGAAGGCCATGTGTTGGTGGTTACTTTGAACCGTCCAGAGCGTATGAATGCGCTCTCGGGCGCCATGCTCGTACGCATGTACGACGCCTTCGTCGAGGCGTCGACGAAGGACGACGTCCGTTGCATCATCCTTACCGGGGCAGGCGGCAACTTCTGCTCCGGCGCCGATCTCCGGGCGATGGCAGGGGACGGCGGGAACACGGATCCGGAAATCGACGTCACTGCACGCATGTCCGCTGACCCCGAGCTACACTGGAAGGCGCTGCTGCGCAGCTACCGGCCAACCAAACCCATCATCGCGGCGGTCGAGGGTGTGGCGATCGCCGGCGGCACGGAAATCCTGCAAGCGACCGAGATCCGTATCGCCGGAGAGAAGGCTCGCTTCGGCGTGTCGGAAGCACGGTGGTCACTCTACCCGATGGCCGGCTCGGCGGTGCGGCTGCGGCGCCAGATTCCGTACACCCACGCGGCCGAGATCCTGCTCACTGGCAAACACCTCACGGCACGCGAGGCGCTCTCGATCGGACTCATTGGCCATGTGGTTCCCGATGGTCAGGCGCTCGCCAAGGCGCGTGAGATCGCCCAGGTCATTTGCGACAACGGGCCGCTCGCCGTCGAGGCGATCATACGCACGCTGCACGAGACCGACGGTATGACCGAGGCGGAGGCGCTGGCCCACGAGTTCGACTATGGCTGGAAGGTATTTATGAGCGAGG